One window of Papilio machaon chromosome 18, ilPapMach1.1, whole genome shotgun sequence genomic DNA carries:
- the LOC106721754 gene encoding zinc finger MYM-type protein 3 isoform X2 codes for MDNDEKVPTLSECPIKDDGDGKRNVDEDSKETETATDEITSENVKSEVKELQSDINCVSDLEITNKPQNHVDHIASDKEGCVENSQSSESDNIVPLDESSAAEQENKEEPKEVDNGLSYVNTFEKSNDTEGNENVQETSPEYVSQEESTDSQRQETEKQEEKTNVEDEITDIKEETTGLQEESSDIQEKRSDSQEERTDTQESADKPQESAATQESADTQEEKTNVNETSEKTDNEDRDEKKHEVGKPEFETAPNISIDEPQDDHTQALDPFDTLLREQNDSVTETTETATQATVNVLDEEDDHDDYNADNPVDDDDEHNADVSLEDNVVAELGEEPGADEEVCLLPDTEREISEADKAEAEKVLAEKRKQAEAAASELAEDNEPKKESEAEAEKENDNTEEATNSETGDAAFEVEDEQDDASQENGDKENENEVSADAGSYVLNTIQEIEPSTRTCIQCKTEKDCIYHLPNNNESEEYICSEECLKSFLSESPTQAPVADSKYVVEEISPELLTCSECEENKECYFYYKLDGEDTNYCSLNCLHSMMADEKDKYVIKRRKIVLNEIKLKKMCFVCNEKKKCSFSMIQYGFTQYICDQVCVKNLNDTENGRYVLMKKRPTPKVKQTNTSQTNPPLLKLKVISNATDKYLDEAYKIQTKTPAMIQAAKEERQRTFIRSCTQCYLMLSSEERMLTWETMDFCNEVCLGRYQNRIGARCANCNSAVQHTSLGKYCVRFGYDIRQFCNSSCLEEFKKSLKICCYCQKDISAGLQGFLAPVGDKGQFKDFCSQLCVEKFDHMSKNPIPKPVWAKCAVCALRKATTIEVEVSEGVSQRLCSDPCFAAFKFVNNLFPDQCCWCKKYFERKIAKAFTIYENSSPQCFCTKSCMNVYISNSRHIVPCNWCKVKKYNFDMIRRVQTNGQIVLMCSLNCLNLYQVSVNAVSSRRTKCDMCKRTSLAQYHLTMSDATVRNFCTYQCVMSFQGQYSKHPPLVSGETLEQAKAVPTGAPRRTYPSAKNSAKNVQRNTSTLPVISNVQSLAPQQPTAASASNARSKSKRIAAQVSPEPETAPRTPSPPPPPPKPLTPPPPPPPKVYNHVIVKTLPPHEVANKATMTKPMMVSKGVSCRPHPCTKECQTDSSLERKILIPVPVPIYVPVPCAMWSLPFPIPVPIPLPIPTPVFIPTTRNSAKGIMKEINKIHDKMPTDPFEAELLMMAEMVAGDKKKDHSDSDTDDDNEDTFSPVGGMDGNNAFGEDMLQMALKMATEYEDQPVDLESAMTANTITPSSHPGMPGLEGEGMHAHQMMVLEQQRAVAALRATAPRKRAPAPEAAPPPARATRSKRRRAEPAPPPPEPPREPVEKPDANMCLKYTFGVNAWKQWVMTKNAEIEKSSIRRKPFKSEILQLTADELNYSLCLFVKEVRKPNGSEYAPDTIYYLVLGIQQYLFENGRIDNIFTDPYYEKFTDCLDEVARKFSVLYNDSQYIVTRVEEEHLWESKQLGAHSPHVLLSTLMFFNTKHFNLVTVEEHMQLSFSHIMKHWKRNPNQPGQAKMPGSRNVLLRFYPPQSALEANSRKKKVYEQQENEDNPLRCPVKLYEFYISKCPESVRTRNDVFYLQPERSCVPDSPVWYSTQPLSRAALAKMLHRVKMVKEINIALLTS; via the exons ATGGATAATGATGAAAAGGTTCCTACATTGTCGGAATGTCCTATAAAAGATGATGGGGATGGTAAAAGAAATGTTGACGAGGATTCAAAAGAAACGGAAACTGCTACGGACGAAATAACTAGTGAAAATGTGAAAAGTGAAGTAAAAGAATTACAAAGTGATATAAATTGTGTAAGTGACCTAGAGATTACAAACAAACCACAAAATCATGTGGACCATATTGCCAGTGATAAAGAAGGTTGTGTAGAAAACAGTCAATCTAGTGAAAGTGACAATATAGTGCCCTTAGACGAAAGCAGTGCTGCGGAGCAAg aaaataaagaagaacCTAAAGAAGTAGATAATGGATTAAGTTATGTAAATACTTTTGAAAAAAGTAATGACACAGAAGGAAATGAAAATGTACAAGAAACATCACCAGAATATGTATCACAAGAAGAAAGTACAGATTCACAAAGACAAGAAACAGAAAAACaagaagaaaaaacaaatgtagaaGACGAAATAACTGATATAAAGGAAGAAACCACAGGTTTGCAAGAAGAAAGTTCAGATATACAAGAAAAGAGATCAGATTCACAAGAAGAAAGAACAGATACACAAGAAAGTGCAGATAAACCACAAGAAAGTGCAGCTACACAAGAAAGTGCAGATACACaagaagaaaaaacaaatgttaatGAGACGAGTGAAAAGACAGACAACGAGGATAGggatgaaaaaaaacatgagGTTGGAAAACCTGAATTTGAAACTGCCCCCAATATTTCAATTGACGAACCCCAAGATGATCATACTCAG GCACTTGATCCATTTGATACTTTATTGAGGGAACAAAATGATTCAGTGACAGAAACTACAGAAACGGCAACACAAGCAACTGTCAATGTATTAGATGAGGAAGATGATCATGATGATTATAATGCTGACAATCCAgtggatgatgatgatgaacatAATGCag ATGTTTCACTAGAGGATAATGTGGTGGCCGAACTTGGGGAAGAGCCGGGCGCAGATGAAGAGGTGTGCTTACTCCCCGACACAGAGCGGGAAATTTCTGAAGCCGATAAAGCTGAGGCGGAGAAGGTGCTTGCAGAAAAAAGAAAGCAGGCTGAGG cAGCTGCATCTGAATTAGCAGAAGATAATGAACCTAAAAAGGAGAGTGAAGCAGAAGCAGAAAAAGAGAATGATAATACAGAGGAGGCAACAAATAGTGAGACGGGGGACGCAGCATTCGAAGTTGAAGACGAACAGGATGACGCCTCACAAGAAAATGGAG ATaaggaaaatgaaaatgaagtaTCGGCAGATGCTGGCAGTTATGTTTTGAATACTATTCAAGAAATTGAACCTTCAACAAGAACATGTATTCAATGTAAAACAGAAAAAGACTGCATTTACCATTTACCAAACAATAATGAAAGTGAAGAATATATTTGTAGTGAAGAATGTTTAAAATCATTTCTATCAGAAAGCCCAACACAAGCTCCAGTTGCCGACTCTAAATATGTTGTTGAAGAAATTAGTCCAGAGTTACTTACTTGTTCAGAATGTGAAGAGAATAAAGAATgctatttctattataaattgGATGGAGAAGACACAAATTATTGTTCATTAAATTGCTTACATAGCATGATGGCGgatgaaaaagataaatatgttataaaaagaagaaagatagtattgaatgaaataaaattgaaaaagatgtgttttgtttgtaatgaGAAGAAAAAATGTTCATTCTCAATGATACAGTATGGATTTACACAATATATTTGTGACCAAGTTTGTGTTAAGAATTTAAACGATACAGAAAATGGTAGATATGTGTTGATGAAGAAACGTCCTACGCCAaaagttaaacaaacaaataccTCTCAAACGAACCCACcattgttgaaattaaaagtaataagtaatgccacagataaatatttagatgagGCATATAAAATACAGACAAAAACTCCGGCAATGATACAAGCGGCTAAAGAGGAAAGACAACGAACATTTATCCGTTCATGTACACAATGTTACTTAATGTTGTCTTCCGAGGAACGGATGTTGACCTGGGAGACGATGGACTTTTGTAATGAGGTTTGTTTGGGACGTTATCAGAATAGGATCGGAGCTAGATGCGCTAATTGTAACAGTGCCGTACAGCATACTAGTTTAGGAAAATACTGCGTTAGATTCGGATATGACATCCGTCAGTTTTGTAATTCTAGCTGTTtagaggaatttaaaaaatccttGAAAATTTGTTGTTACTGCCAAAAGGATATTTCGGCTGGATTGCAAGGATTTCTAGCGCCCGTGGGCGATAAAGGACAGTTTAAAGACTTTTGTTCTCAATTATGTGTGGAAAAGTTTGACCATATGAGTAAAAATCCCATTCCCAAGCCGGTGTGGGCCAAGTGCGCGGTTTGTGCACTTCGTAAGGCCACCACCATTGAGGTGGAGGTCAGTGAAGGTGTATCACAGAGGCTGTGTTCCGATCCGTGTTTTGCTGCTttcaaatttgtaaataacctTTTCCCAG atcaATGTTGCtggtgtaaaaaatattttgaaagaaaaatagcAAAAGCTTTTACAATCTACGAAAACTCTAGCCCGCAATGTTTTTGCACTAAATCCTGTATGAATGTGTACATCAGTAACTCACGTCACATAGTGCCGTGTAACTGGTGTAAAGTGAAGAAGTACAATTTCGACATGATACGACGCGTACAAACTAACGGACAGATAGTTTTAATGTGCTCACTAAATTGTTTGAATCTTTATCAAGTATCGGTTAATGCTGTTTCTTCAAGaag AACAAAATGTGACATGTGTAAACGCACCTCATTAGCGCAGTACCATTTGACAATGTCCGATGCCACAGTGAGAAACTTCTGTACATATCAATGTGTTATGTCATTCCAG GGTCAATACTCAAAACACCCTCCGCTGGTATCGGGTGAGACATTAGAACAGGCAAAGGCAGTACCGACCGGCGCGCCCAGGCGAACTTACCCATCggcaaaaaatt CTGCCAAAAATGTACAACGGAACACATCAACACTGCCTGTTATATCGAACGTCCAGTCCCTGGCGCCTCAACAACCCACAGCTGCTTCTGCCTCCAACGCTCGCTCGAAGTCAAAACGTATCGCAGCACAAGTTTCACCGGAGCCGGAGaccgcaccccgcaccccctCGCCTCCGCCCCCACCCCCCAAACCCTTGACACCACCTCCACCACCGCCTCCCAAGGTCTACAACCACGTTATAGTGAAAACACTGCCTCCGCATGAAGTCGCTAACAAAGCCACCATGACGAAACCGATGATGGTATCAAAAGGTGTCTCCTGCCGTCCACATCCTTGTACGAAGGAATGTCAAACCGATTCCAGCTTAGAacggaaaatattaatacccGTGCCTGTACCGATTTATGTTCCCGTACCGTGTGCGATGTGGTCTTTACCCTTCCCGATACCCGTGCCCATTCCATTACCGATACCGACTCCAGTATTTATTCCAACAACGAGAAATTCAGCCAAGGGCATAATGAaggagataaataaaattcacgaTAAAATGCCGACGGATCCGTTTGAAGCAGAATTGCTAATGATGGCGGAAATGGTAGCCGGTGACAAGAAAAAGGATCACAGTGATTCAGAtactgatgatgataatg AAGATACATTCAGCCCGGTGGGGGGTATGGACGGCAACAATGCGTTCGGTGAGGACATGCTGCAGATGGCACTCAAGATGGCCACCGAGTACGAAGACCAGCCCGTAGACCTCGAGTCCGCGATGACGGCAAATACAATCACACCCAGCTCGCATCCTGGTATGCCCG GTCTGGAAGGTGAGGGTATGCACGCGCACCAGATGATGGTGCTGGAGCAGCAGCGTGCAGTGGCCGCACTCCGGGCGACGGCGCCCCGAAAACGTGCGCCTGCGCCCGAGGCGGCGCCTCCGCCCGCCCGCGCCACCCGCTCCAAACGCCGCCGCGCAGAGCCCGCGCCCCCACCGCCGGAGCCCCCGCGCGAACCTGTCGAAAAGCCCGACGCCAACATGTGCCTCAAG TATACGTTTGGTGTGAACGCATGGAAGCAGTGGGTGATGACGAAGAACGCGGAGATAGAGAAGAGCTCTATACGCCGCAAACCGTTCAAGTCTGAGATCTTACAGCTAACAGCTGACGAGTTGAACTACTCGCtctgtttgtttgttaagGAGGTGCGAAAACCCAACGGCAGTGAATATGCACCGGACACTATTTACTATTTGGTTTTAG gaATTCAACaatacttatttgaaaatggcagaatagataatatatttacggATCCATATTATGAGAAGTTTACAGATTGCTTGGACGAAGTTGCGAGGAAGTTTTCAGTTTTATATAACGATTCGC AGTACATTGTAACGAGAGTGGAAGAGGAGCATCTTTGGGAGAGCAAGCAGTTAGGCGCACATTCGCCTCACGTACTCTTGTCTACTTTAATGTTCTTTAATactaaacatttcaatttagtc ACGGTAGAGGAACATATGCAACTGTCATTCTCACACATAATGAAGCATTGGAAACGGAACCCCAATCAGCCGGGCCAGGCAAAGATGCCCGGGTCAAGGAATGTCTTGCTGCGATTCTACCCCCCACAGTCTGCACTGG AAGCTAATtcaagaaagaaaaaagtgtATGAACAACAAGAAAATGAAGATAATCCACTTCGCTGTCCTGTTAAATTGTATGAATTCTATATATCAAAATG TCCGGAGTCGGTGCGCACACGCAACGACGTGTTCTACTTACAACCGGAGCGGTCTTGTGTGCCCGACTCGCCGGTGTGGTACTCCACACAGCCACTCAGCCGCGCCGCGCTCGCAAAGATGCTGCACCGCGTGAAGATGGTCAAGGAGATCAACATCGCGCTACTCACCAGCTAA
- the LOC106721754 gene encoding zinc finger MYM-type protein 3 isoform X3 yields the protein MDNDEKVPTLSECPIKDDGDGKRNVDEDSKETETATDEITSENVKSEVKELQSDINCVSDLEITNKPQNHVDHIASDKEGCVENSQSSESDNIVPLDESSAAEQENKEEPKEVDNGLSYVNTFEKSNDTEGNENVQETSPEYVSQEESTDSQRQETEKQEEKTNVEDEITDIKEETTGLQEESSDIQEKRSDSQEERTDTQESADKPQESAATQESADTQEEKTNVNETSEKTDNEDRDEKKHEVGKPEFETAPNISIDEPQDDHTQALDPFDTLLREQNDSVTETTETATQATVNVLDEEDDHDDYNADNPVDDDDEHNAEDVSLEDNVVAELGEEPGADEEVCLLPDTEREISEADKAEAEKVLAEKRKQAEAASELAEDNEPKKESEAEAEKENDNTEEATNSETGDAAFEVEDEQDDASQENGDKENENEVSADAGSYVLNTIQEIEPSTRTCIQCKTEKDCIYHLPNNNESEEYICSEECLKSFLSESPTQAPVADSKYVVEEISPELLTCSECEENKECYFYYKLDGEDTNYCSLNCLHSMMADEKDKYVIKRRKIVLNEIKLKKMCFVCNEKKKCSFSMIQYGFTQYICDQVCVKNLNDTENGRYVLMKKRPTPKVKQTNTSQTNPPLLKLKVISNATDKYLDEAYKIQTKTPAMIQAAKEERQRTFIRSCTQCYLMLSSEERMLTWETMDFCNEVCLGRYQNRIGARCANCNSAVQHTSLGKYCVRFGYDIRQFCNSSCLEEFKKSLKICCYCQKDISAGLQGFLAPVGDKGQFKDFCSQLCVEKFDHMSKNPIPKPVWAKCAVCALRKATTIEVEVSEGVSQRLCSDPCFAAFKFVNNLFPDQCCWCKKYFERKIAKAFTIYENSSPQCFCTKSCMNVYISNSRHIVPCNWCKVKKYNFDMIRRVQTNGQIVLMCSLNCLNLYQVSVNAVSSRRTKCDMCKRTSLAQYHLTMSDATVRNFCTYQCVMSFQGQYSKHPPLVSGETLEQAKAVPTGAPRRTYPSAKNSAKNVQRNTSTLPVISNVQSLAPQQPTAASASNARSKSKRIAAQVSPEPETAPRTPSPPPPPPKPLTPPPPPPPKVYNHVIVKTLPPHEVANKATMTKPMMVSKGVSCRPHPCTKECQTDSSLERKILIPVPVPIYVPVPCAMWSLPFPIPVPIPLPIPTPVFIPTTRNSAKGIMKEINKIHDKMPTDPFEAELLMMAEMVAGDKKKDHSDSDTDDDNEDTFSPVGGMDGNNAFGEDMLQMALKMATEYEDQPVDLESAMTANTITPSSHPGMPGLEGEGMHAHQMMVLEQQRAVAALRATAPRKRAPAPEAAPPPARATRSKRRRAEPAPPPPEPPREPVEKPDANMCLKYTFGVNAWKQWVMTKNAEIEKSSIRRKPFKSEILQLTADELNYSLCLFVKEVRKPNGSEYAPDTIYYLVLGIQQYLFENGRIDNIFTDPYYEKFTDCLDEVARKFSVLYNDSQYIVTRVEEEHLWESKQLGAHSPHVLLSTLMFFNTKHFNLVTVEEHMQLSFSHIMKHWKRNPNQPGQAKMPGSRNVLLRFYPPQSALEANSRKKKVYEQQENEDNPLRCPVKLYEFYISKCPESVRTRNDVFYLQPERSCVPDSPVWYSTQPLSRAALAKMLHRVKMVKEINIALLTS from the exons ATGGATAATGATGAAAAGGTTCCTACATTGTCGGAATGTCCTATAAAAGATGATGGGGATGGTAAAAGAAATGTTGACGAGGATTCAAAAGAAACGGAAACTGCTACGGACGAAATAACTAGTGAAAATGTGAAAAGTGAAGTAAAAGAATTACAAAGTGATATAAATTGTGTAAGTGACCTAGAGATTACAAACAAACCACAAAATCATGTGGACCATATTGCCAGTGATAAAGAAGGTTGTGTAGAAAACAGTCAATCTAGTGAAAGTGACAATATAGTGCCCTTAGACGAAAGCAGTGCTGCGGAGCAAg aaaataaagaagaacCTAAAGAAGTAGATAATGGATTAAGTTATGTAAATACTTTTGAAAAAAGTAATGACACAGAAGGAAATGAAAATGTACAAGAAACATCACCAGAATATGTATCACAAGAAGAAAGTACAGATTCACAAAGACAAGAAACAGAAAAACaagaagaaaaaacaaatgtagaaGACGAAATAACTGATATAAAGGAAGAAACCACAGGTTTGCAAGAAGAAAGTTCAGATATACAAGAAAAGAGATCAGATTCACAAGAAGAAAGAACAGATACACAAGAAAGTGCAGATAAACCACAAGAAAGTGCAGCTACACAAGAAAGTGCAGATACACaagaagaaaaaacaaatgttaatGAGACGAGTGAAAAGACAGACAACGAGGATAGggatgaaaaaaaacatgagGTTGGAAAACCTGAATTTGAAACTGCCCCCAATATTTCAATTGACGAACCCCAAGATGATCATACTCAG GCACTTGATCCATTTGATACTTTATTGAGGGAACAAAATGATTCAGTGACAGAAACTACAGAAACGGCAACACAAGCAACTGTCAATGTATTAGATGAGGAAGATGATCATGATGATTATAATGCTGACAATCCAgtggatgatgatgatgaacatAATGCag aagATGTTTCACTAGAGGATAATGTGGTGGCCGAACTTGGGGAAGAGCCGGGCGCAGATGAAGAGGTGTGCTTACTCCCCGACACAGAGCGGGAAATTTCTGAAGCCGATAAAGCTGAGGCGGAGAAGGTGCTTGCAGAAAAAAGAAAGCAGGCTGAGG CTGCATCTGAATTAGCAGAAGATAATGAACCTAAAAAGGAGAGTGAAGCAGAAGCAGAAAAAGAGAATGATAATACAGAGGAGGCAACAAATAGTGAGACGGGGGACGCAGCATTCGAAGTTGAAGACGAACAGGATGACGCCTCACAAGAAAATGGAG ATaaggaaaatgaaaatgaagtaTCGGCAGATGCTGGCAGTTATGTTTTGAATACTATTCAAGAAATTGAACCTTCAACAAGAACATGTATTCAATGTAAAACAGAAAAAGACTGCATTTACCATTTACCAAACAATAATGAAAGTGAAGAATATATTTGTAGTGAAGAATGTTTAAAATCATTTCTATCAGAAAGCCCAACACAAGCTCCAGTTGCCGACTCTAAATATGTTGTTGAAGAAATTAGTCCAGAGTTACTTACTTGTTCAGAATGTGAAGAGAATAAAGAATgctatttctattataaattgGATGGAGAAGACACAAATTATTGTTCATTAAATTGCTTACATAGCATGATGGCGgatgaaaaagataaatatgttataaaaagaagaaagatagtattgaatgaaataaaattgaaaaagatgtgttttgtttgtaatgaGAAGAAAAAATGTTCATTCTCAATGATACAGTATGGATTTACACAATATATTTGTGACCAAGTTTGTGTTAAGAATTTAAACGATACAGAAAATGGTAGATATGTGTTGATGAAGAAACGTCCTACGCCAaaagttaaacaaacaaataccTCTCAAACGAACCCACcattgttgaaattaaaagtaataagtaatgccacagataaatatttagatgagGCATATAAAATACAGACAAAAACTCCGGCAATGATACAAGCGGCTAAAGAGGAAAGACAACGAACATTTATCCGTTCATGTACACAATGTTACTTAATGTTGTCTTCCGAGGAACGGATGTTGACCTGGGAGACGATGGACTTTTGTAATGAGGTTTGTTTGGGACGTTATCAGAATAGGATCGGAGCTAGATGCGCTAATTGTAACAGTGCCGTACAGCATACTAGTTTAGGAAAATACTGCGTTAGATTCGGATATGACATCCGTCAGTTTTGTAATTCTAGCTGTTtagaggaatttaaaaaatccttGAAAATTTGTTGTTACTGCCAAAAGGATATTTCGGCTGGATTGCAAGGATTTCTAGCGCCCGTGGGCGATAAAGGACAGTTTAAAGACTTTTGTTCTCAATTATGTGTGGAAAAGTTTGACCATATGAGTAAAAATCCCATTCCCAAGCCGGTGTGGGCCAAGTGCGCGGTTTGTGCACTTCGTAAGGCCACCACCATTGAGGTGGAGGTCAGTGAAGGTGTATCACAGAGGCTGTGTTCCGATCCGTGTTTTGCTGCTttcaaatttgtaaataacctTTTCCCAG atcaATGTTGCtggtgtaaaaaatattttgaaagaaaaatagcAAAAGCTTTTACAATCTACGAAAACTCTAGCCCGCAATGTTTTTGCACTAAATCCTGTATGAATGTGTACATCAGTAACTCACGTCACATAGTGCCGTGTAACTGGTGTAAAGTGAAGAAGTACAATTTCGACATGATACGACGCGTACAAACTAACGGACAGATAGTTTTAATGTGCTCACTAAATTGTTTGAATCTTTATCAAGTATCGGTTAATGCTGTTTCTTCAAGaag AACAAAATGTGACATGTGTAAACGCACCTCATTAGCGCAGTACCATTTGACAATGTCCGATGCCACAGTGAGAAACTTCTGTACATATCAATGTGTTATGTCATTCCAG GGTCAATACTCAAAACACCCTCCGCTGGTATCGGGTGAGACATTAGAACAGGCAAAGGCAGTACCGACCGGCGCGCCCAGGCGAACTTACCCATCggcaaaaaatt CTGCCAAAAATGTACAACGGAACACATCAACACTGCCTGTTATATCGAACGTCCAGTCCCTGGCGCCTCAACAACCCACAGCTGCTTCTGCCTCCAACGCTCGCTCGAAGTCAAAACGTATCGCAGCACAAGTTTCACCGGAGCCGGAGaccgcaccccgcaccccctCGCCTCCGCCCCCACCCCCCAAACCCTTGACACCACCTCCACCACCGCCTCCCAAGGTCTACAACCACGTTATAGTGAAAACACTGCCTCCGCATGAAGTCGCTAACAAAGCCACCATGACGAAACCGATGATGGTATCAAAAGGTGTCTCCTGCCGTCCACATCCTTGTACGAAGGAATGTCAAACCGATTCCAGCTTAGAacggaaaatattaatacccGTGCCTGTACCGATTTATGTTCCCGTACCGTGTGCGATGTGGTCTTTACCCTTCCCGATACCCGTGCCCATTCCATTACCGATACCGACTCCAGTATTTATTCCAACAACGAGAAATTCAGCCAAGGGCATAATGAaggagataaataaaattcacgaTAAAATGCCGACGGATCCGTTTGAAGCAGAATTGCTAATGATGGCGGAAATGGTAGCCGGTGACAAGAAAAAGGATCACAGTGATTCAGAtactgatgatgataatg AAGATACATTCAGCCCGGTGGGGGGTATGGACGGCAACAATGCGTTCGGTGAGGACATGCTGCAGATGGCACTCAAGATGGCCACCGAGTACGAAGACCAGCCCGTAGACCTCGAGTCCGCGATGACGGCAAATACAATCACACCCAGCTCGCATCCTGGTATGCCCG GTCTGGAAGGTGAGGGTATGCACGCGCACCAGATGATGGTGCTGGAGCAGCAGCGTGCAGTGGCCGCACTCCGGGCGACGGCGCCCCGAAAACGTGCGCCTGCGCCCGAGGCGGCGCCTCCGCCCGCCCGCGCCACCCGCTCCAAACGCCGCCGCGCAGAGCCCGCGCCCCCACCGCCGGAGCCCCCGCGCGAACCTGTCGAAAAGCCCGACGCCAACATGTGCCTCAAG TATACGTTTGGTGTGAACGCATGGAAGCAGTGGGTGATGACGAAGAACGCGGAGATAGAGAAGAGCTCTATACGCCGCAAACCGTTCAAGTCTGAGATCTTACAGCTAACAGCTGACGAGTTGAACTACTCGCtctgtttgtttgttaagGAGGTGCGAAAACCCAACGGCAGTGAATATGCACCGGACACTATTTACTATTTGGTTTTAG gaATTCAACaatacttatttgaaaatggcagaatagataatatatttacggATCCATATTATGAGAAGTTTACAGATTGCTTGGACGAAGTTGCGAGGAAGTTTTCAGTTTTATATAACGATTCGC AGTACATTGTAACGAGAGTGGAAGAGGAGCATCTTTGGGAGAGCAAGCAGTTAGGCGCACATTCGCCTCACGTACTCTTGTCTACTTTAATGTTCTTTAATactaaacatttcaatttagtc ACGGTAGAGGAACATATGCAACTGTCATTCTCACACATAATGAAGCATTGGAAACGGAACCCCAATCAGCCGGGCCAGGCAAAGATGCCCGGGTCAAGGAATGTCTTGCTGCGATTCTACCCCCCACAGTCTGCACTGG AAGCTAATtcaagaaagaaaaaagtgtATGAACAACAAGAAAATGAAGATAATCCACTTCGCTGTCCTGTTAAATTGTATGAATTCTATATATCAAAATG TCCGGAGTCGGTGCGCACACGCAACGACGTGTTCTACTTACAACCGGAGCGGTCTTGTGTGCCCGACTCGCCGGTGTGGTACTCCACACAGCCACTCAGCCGCGCCGCGCTCGCAAAGATGCTGCACCGCGTGAAGATGGTCAAGGAGATCAACATCGCGCTACTCACCAGCTAA